The genomic DNA CACTGACGGTGCTCACGCTGGTGGCGGGTTTCGCCAGCACGGTGTTCGCGCCCATGACTGCGGCGTTGTCAGCTCAGATGAGTTGGCGCCAGACCTATCTGGTGCTCGCCGTGGTGATGGCGGTGATCACGATCCCCGCGCACTTCTTTGGCTTGCGGCGCCCGTGGCCGACGGTCACCGCCGCGCATCACCACGTCGAGGCGCCGGGACGCACCGCGCGCAGCGCGCCGTTCCTCGCCCTGACGGCGGCGTTCGCGCTCGCCGGACTCGCGTCCTACGCGGTGATCGCCAACCTGGTTCCGCTGATGAGTCAACGCGGCATCGGCACCGGTCCCGCCGCCGTGGCGCTCGGCTTGGGCGGCGCAGGGCAAGTGCTCGGCCGACTGGGCTACCAGACTCTGGTGCGCCGCGTCGGCGTCGTTCCCCGCACGGTCGTCATCATGGCCGGCGTCGCCGCCACCACGGCGCTGCTCGGGGTATTCACCACCTACGCCGCATTGGTGGCGGTGGCGATCGGAGCGGGGGTGATGCGGGGCATCATGACGCTGTTGCAAGCCACCGCGGTCACCGAACGCTGGGGTTCCACCCATTACGGTCACCTCAGCGGCCTGCTGTCGGCGCCAGTCATGATCGCCACGGCAATCGGCCCGTTCGTCGGCGCGGCGCTGGCGAGCCTGCTCGGCGGGTATGCCGCGATGTTCGTCGCGCTCGGAGCGATCGCCGCGGCGGGGGCACTGCTGGCGGTCGCCACCAGGCCGCGAATCTACGGTGTGGCGTCGGCCTCCAGGGCGTGCAGCAGTTGACGGACGCGTTCGTCGATGTCGTTGCGGATCAGTCGCATTCGCTCGATGCCGTCGATTCCGCGCTCAGATGGTTCGTCGGTGTCCCAGTTCTCCACCCGCGTTCCGGGCAGCGCATCGAGCTGCGCTTCCCGGCCCAGGGTGACCACCAGGTCGACGTCGCGGGCCAACTCCAGATCGACCAGCTTGGGTTGCTCACCGGTGATGTCGACGCCCACCTCCAGAAGCGCCTGCGCGGACAAATCGTTCACTGCACCGGCGGGTTTCGTGCCTGCCGAATGCACGTTCACGGTGTCACCGGCGAGCCGGCGCATGAGCCCGGCGGCCATCTGTGACTTGCCGCCGTTCTTGACGCACACGAACAGCACCGATGGTTTAGAGGAGTCGTTCATCGTCAGGCCTCCTTGGTCGTCGATGACCGGTCGGCGAAGCGGCGGCGCAGCGCCAGCGAGACGTACACCAGCGCGACCAGCACGGGCACCTCGATCAGTGGGCCGACCACCCCGGCCAGGGCTTGCCCGGACGTGGCGCCGTAGGTGGCGATCGCGACGGCGATCGCGAGTTCGAAGTTGTTGCCGGCAGCGGTGAATGCGAGCGTGGCGGTCCGCGGGTAGCCCAGGCCGATCGCGGCCCCCAAGAGGTAACCCCCGCCCCACATGATCGCGAAGTAGACCAGCAGGGGCAGGGCGATTCTGGCGACGTCGAAGGGGTGGCTGGTGATCTGTTCGCCTTGCAGCGCGAAGAGGATCACGATCGTGAACAGCAATCCGCAGAGCGCCCACGGGCCGATCCGGGGCAGGAACCTCGATTCGTACCAGTCGCGACCCTTGGCCTTCTCGCCGAGTCGGCGCGACAGATAGCCCGCCAGCAGCGGGATGCCCAGGAAGATGAGCACCGATTTGGCGATCTGCCACGGCGAGGTGTCGATGGTGGTCTGCTGCAGGCCGAGCCAGCCGGGCAGGACTGACAGGTAGAACCAGCCCAGGACGGCGAACATGATGACCTGGAAGATCGAGTTCAACGCGACCAGCACGGCGGCGGCCTCGCGGTCGCCGCAGGCCAGGTCGTTCCAGATGATGACCATGGCGATGCAGCGGGCCAGGCCCACGATGGTCAGCCCGGTCCGGTACTCGGGCAGGTCGGGCAGCATCAGCCACGCCAGGGCGAACATCAACGCCGGCCCGAACACCCAGTTCAAGAAGAGGGAACTCAGCAGGAGCTTGCGGTCACCGGTCACGGTGTCGAGGCGGTCGTAGCGAACCTTGGCCAACACCGGATACATCATGATCAGCAAGCCCAGGGCGATCGGCAACGAGATGCCGTCGATCTTCACGCCGTCCAGCGCCGCGTTCATGCCCGGCACCCATCGCCCGAGCAGCAGCCCGGCGGCCATCGCGACACCGATCCACACCGGCAGGAACCGGTCGAGGGTGGACAGTCTGCCCACCACCGGCGCCGAGGCAGTCGCGACCGTGTCGGTCATGCCGTCACCCCTGCCAGCCCGGCACTGTCGAGATCCAGCAGCACCGCGATCTCCCGCAACGCCTCCGGGACGACGGCGTAGTACACCCACGACGCCCGGCGCTCGGACGTCAACAAGCCGGCGGCGCGCAGCACCTTGAGGTGATGCGACACCGTGGGCTGCGAGACGTCGATACCGCCGGAGATGTCGCAGACGCACGCCTCGCCCCCGGAATGGCTCGCGATCGCGCTGAAGAGCCGCAACCGCACCGGGTCGGCCAGTGCCTTCAACTTCGTGGCCATCTCGGTGGCGGCCAGTTCGGTCAGTGGCTCCCGCAGCAGTGGCGGCGTGGCACAGCAGGCGTCCGCCCTCGCGCCGTCCGGAATCGACATTCATCGATATTGACAGTGATCGAACCAGGGCGCAAACGAACGACAGATGAATCAGTGCTGCTGAAGTCGCGCCTGATAGCGGCCTGGCGTCTCGCCGACCACCGAGGTGAACGCTTCGATGAAGCTCGTGGGGTTGGCCCACCCGCAGGCGATCGAGGTGTCGGTGACCGATAGGCCGTCGGTGAGATGGGCGAGGGCGTGATGGATGCGCAGGATCGTGCGCCAGCGCGGGAAGCTCATGCCCAACTCGCTGTGAAACAGTCGGCTCAGCGTGCGTTCGCCGGCACCGACGACGTGGCCCAACTCGGCTAGCGCGGTGCTCTGAGCGGGGTCGGCGTGCAGTAGGTCGGTGACGGCGCGCAGCCGGTCGTCGCGAGGTTCGGGGAGGTGCAGCGACCGTTCCGGGGTCTCCACCAACTCGTCGATCACCACGGCCCGTAACCGTTCGTACGCGTCGGGATGGACCTCCCGGCGATCGGTCAGCGCCAGGATCGCCTCGCGTAGCAACGAACTGACGGCGAAGACGCCGGGATGGTCGGTCAATCGGCAGCACAATTCGACGGGGATGACGACGATCCGCACGTCCGTTCCGCCGAAACAGCGATGGGCGTGGTCGAATCCGGGCGGCGTCCAAGTCACCCGGTTGGCCGGAGCGACCCAGGTTCCATGAGCGGTGGTGGTGGCCAGGGCGCCGGTGGCTGGGTACACCAGCTGCCCCTCGGTGTGACGGTGCACCCCGATGCGAGAAGCGTTGACGAGTCGGCCAGCACTGTGTGGGGCCCCGGACGGATACGTCGGGCCCGGTCCGAACGCTTGGCGGATTTCCGGCATCCCACGGCACGTTACCGGTGGTGCCACCTAATTTGTTAGGTAACCCTTACTTCGACGGCTCGACACACCCCTCGAAGGAGAATCCAATGGACACACTCACGTCACCACCGGTTTCCGACGTGCTCTCGCGACTGTTCGTCGAGGCGCAAGCCGCAGACGGGCCGCTGTATGAGCAGTGGGCCGATGCCCTGAGCGGCAACGGTGCGGAAGTCGCGGACTTGATGGCCAGAGAGGCGCAAGACTACAGGGGCGTGTATCGCGAGTTCGCGGACAACTACCTGAACGTCTCCGCCGAATTCGGGCACTTCCTCTACATCTGCGCGCGGGCGCGCCGGGCGCGCCACGTCGTGGAATTCGGCACCTCGTTCGGCATCTCCACCATCCACCTCGCCGCGGCCATTCGCGACGGTGGCGGTGGTCGGCTGGTGACCACCGAGCTTGAGCCGACCAAAGCCGAACGTGCACAACAGAACCTAGCTGCCGCCGGCCTGGACGACGTGGTCGACATCCGCGTCGGAGACGCCCTGGAGACCTTGCGCGACGCCGTGGACGACGGGATCGATCTCGTGCTCCT from Mycolicibacterium arabiense includes the following:
- a CDS encoding MFS transporter, translated to MTQATPPAAPSAAQHGLRWVLVTLCVTEITSWGVLYYAFTVLSERISTDTGWSAPAVTAAFSAGLVTSALVGIPVGRWLDRVGPRWIMTAGSVLGVLSVVAVVAAPNYGWFVAAWVLAGVAMSAVFYAPAFAALTRFFGTDAVRALTVLTLVAGFASTVFAPMTAALSAQMSWRQTYLVLAVVMAVITIPAHFFGLRRPWPTVTAAHHHVEAPGRTARSAPFLALTAAFALAGLASYAVIANLVPLMSQRGIGTGPAAVALGLGGAGQVLGRLGYQTLVRRVGVVPRTVVIMAGVAATTALLGVFTTYAALVAVAIGAGVMRGIMTLLQATAVTERWGSTHYGHLSGLLSAPVMIATAIGPFVGAALASLLGGYAAMFVALGAIAAAGALLAVATRPRIYGVASASRACSS
- a CDS encoding ArsR/SmtB family transcription factor; amino-acid sequence: MSIPDGARADACCATPPLLREPLTELAATEMATKLKALADPVRLRLFSAIASHSGGEACVCDISGGIDVSQPTVSHHLKVLRAAGLLTSERRASWVYYAVVPEALREIAVLLDLDSAGLAGVTA
- a CDS encoding AraC family transcriptional regulator, encoding MYPATGALATTTAHGTWVAPANRVTWTPPGFDHAHRCFGGTDVRIVVIPVELCCRLTDHPGVFAVSSLLREAILALTDRREVHPDAYERLRAVVIDELVETPERSLHLPEPRDDRLRAVTDLLHADPAQSTALAELGHVVGAGERTLSRLFHSELGMSFPRWRTILRIHHALAHLTDGLSVTDTSIACGWANPTSFIEAFTSVVGETPGRYQARLQQH
- a CDS encoding O-methyltransferase gives rise to the protein MDTLTSPPVSDVLSRLFVEAQAADGPLYEQWADALSGNGAEVADLMAREAQDYRGVYREFADNYLNVSAEFGHFLYICARARRARHVVEFGTSFGISTIHLAAAIRDGGGGRLVTTELEPTKAERAQQNLAAAGLDDVVDIRVGDALETLRDAVDDGIDLVLLDGAWSLYLPVLDILEPHLNPGALVVAENAVDEAGDYLTYVRNPSNGYRSTPLPFDPGRGNEMSVYTT